A genomic region of Vespa crabro chromosome 19, iyVesCrab1.2, whole genome shotgun sequence contains the following coding sequences:
- the LOC124430538 gene encoding coiled-coil domain-containing protein 22 homolog: MEEVDNIIIHSLRQIGCGIKEEVTNLSGFDTETVVEATVKCLDTIRPGLGLHTTLPPNMAARFRLGATLAQACMDLGYKGDIGYQTFLYSSENDLRRVLMFLIEKLPKESDKTLSEPTSEIALLEKSIASVISQSFSIPWLPHFCHKKGFRNRGRASVPYASVNIEVPVSDVEEEYQNYYLHYMQPVPNQMQTHQCFLPSILSHNARAIHSQSINIRERIDWLNAQQEKMIHVSNHNQSFNRVTLKESTISKNSQLSETDVTTTDVTTADVIQQEFISKKEEIQDLQVEKIKEECENFKHDIDSLQEEIKKLTVKATQVSMTYQNEEKALKINEEQKKLKARAYDLYQDGEQNIRKLEATIEAITNELLHLANQWEKYRISLIQDYREEREKHSTKASVSQKKQDEIKLLKEKEKELKEEHRNKKQLFSQLVVEVQKLPKEVNRSAYTQRILEIINNVRKQRDEINKVLADTREIQKEINTLTGRLERSFTVVDELIFRDARTNEASRKAYKLLATLHSDCSELVSLFEETGATIREIRDLEEQIDTESAKNVGANLERITADLKQMKQETAALTAQLQSRSS, encoded by the exons ATGGAGGAggtagataatataattattcattcgttACGTCAAATAGGCTG tggtataaaagaagaagtaacaAATTTAAGCGGTTTTGACACAGAGACTGTAGTAGAAGCAACGGTAAAATGCTTAGATACTATAAGGCCAGGACTTGGATTGCATACTACTTTGCCACCAAACATGGCTGCACGTTTTCGTTTAGGCGCAACACTAGCACAAGCATGCATG GACCTTGGATACAAAGGTGATATTGGTTATCAGACATTTCTCTATAGTTCGGAAAATGATTTAAGAAGGGTTTTAATGTTTTTGATTGAAAAATTACCTAAGGAAAGTGATAAGACTTTAAGCGAACCAACCAGTGAAATCGCTTTGCTAGAAAAATCTATAGCATCGGTTATATCACAAAGTTTTTCAATACCATGGTTACCACATTTTTGCCACAAAAAGGGATTCAGAAACAGAGGAAGGGCAAGTGTACCTTATGCATCTGTAAATATAGAAGTACCAGTATCTGATGTAGAAGAag agTATCAGAATtactatttacattatatgcAGCCAGTGCCTAATCAAATGCAAACTCACCAATGTTTTCTGCCTTCAATTCTTTCGCACAATGCAAGAGCAATTCATTCgcaatcgataaatattagaGAACGTATTGACTGGTTGAATGCCcaacaagaaaaaatgatacatGTATCAAATCACAATCAATCATTTAACAGAGTTACTCTAAAAGAATCAACAATATCTaag AATTCTCAATTGAGTGAGACTGATGTTACAACAACCGATGTTACAACAGCTGATGTTATTCAAcaagaatttatttctaagaaagaagagatacaAGACTTGCaagttgaaaaaataaaagaggaatgtgaaaattttaaacatGATATAGATAGTTtacaagaagaaattaaaaagttaaCAGTAAAAGCAACTCAGGTATCTATGACTTATCAAAATGAGGAAAAGgcattaaaaattaatgaagaacaaaagaaacttAAAGCAAGAGCTTATGATTTATATCAAGATGGAGAACAAAATATACGTAAGCTGGAAGCTACTATTGAAGCTATCACAAatgaattattacatttagCTAATCAATGGGAAAAGTATAGAATATCATTAATTCAAGATtatcgagaagaaagagagaaacattcCACAAAAGCA AGTGTAAGTCAAAAGAAGCAGGATGAAATCAAATTactcaaagaaaaagagaaagaacttaAAGAAGAACATAGGAACAAAAAGCAATTGTTCTCGCAATTAGTGGTAGAAGTACAGAAACTTCCGAAAGAAGTTAACAGATCGGCATACACTCAACgaattttagaaataataaataatgtcagGAAACAGAGAGACGAGATTAATAAAGTTTTGGCAGATACTCGtgaaattcaaaaagaaattaatactcTTACTGGACGCTTAGAAAGATCATTTACAGTAGTAGATGAATTGATATTCAGAGATGCAAGGACGAACGAAGCCTCTAGGAAAGCGTACAAATTATTGGCGACATTACATTCTGATTGTAGCGAACTTGTAAGTTTGTTCGAAGAAACAGGTGCTACAATACGTGAAATAAGAGATTTGGAAGAACAG atTGACACAGAATCTGCTAAGAATGTTGGTGCAAACCTGGAAAGAATAACTGCTGATTTAAAACAAATGAAGCAAGAAACAGCTGCATTAACTGCACAACTCCAAAGTCGAAGTTCATGA